The genomic DNA GCAGTTGCAGGTCGGACGCGCTGGCCCCAGCGCGCTGGTTGTGCGTCCCCCGGTGAATGATACGGTGTTGATCAAACAATATCTCGATATCGGCGCTCAGACATTGCTGTTGCCGATGATCCAGTCGGCTGAGGAAGCCAGAGCAGCAGTGTCTGCGATGCGTTATCCGCCCGCAGGTGTGCGCGGAGTGGCCGGGATGACCCGTGCCACCCGCTTTGGCCGTGCCGAGAACTATCTGCAACGCGCCGAAGAGGAATTGTGCTTGCTGGTGCAGGTCGAAACCAGAGGTGCGCTGGAGCATATTGAAGCGATTGCCGCCGTCGATGGCGTGGATGGCATCTTTGTCGGACCATCCGATCTGGCCGCCAGCCTTGGCCATCGCGGCGACCCGTTTCACCCCGAAGTCGTGGAAGCCGTCGAATCCGCAATTGCCCGTATCACCGCTGCCGGAAAGCCGGCCGGCATTCTGACACCCAATGTCGAATTCGCCCAGCGCTGCATGGATCTCGGAACACGCTTCACGGCTGTCGGCAATGATATGGCAGTGCTGCTGAACGGCGCAGAAGCGCTGGCGCAGAAGTTTGCCGGCAAGCCATAATCGGTCACAGCTCCGCAGCCCTGAAGACCGGGTTTGTGCGCCCGCTGGATCTCGCTACACGCAGCTTGTGGTCATCTGCACCACGGCGCGAGGTATGCGTTGCCGGCACACGCGCAGTATCTCGGTGGCACAGCGCTTTGATGGTCTACATCACCTTGATGAGATCCAGTTTCGACTTGTGAACATGTGCGGCCATGATGGCTTCCGCAGCGAGAGAGTCTGCAGCGGCCAGCGCAGCAATGATCTGTCGATGATCATTGACGACACCGACAAAGCGATCATTGTCGTAACCAAATTTTTGCCAAAGCGTTGCAAGAAGCAGCCAATTCCGTGAAACGATTGATGCCGCATCTTTACTTCCGGCGATTTCGTTGATGGTATTGTGAAACGTATGGTTTGCACTCAACGCTTGATCATATTCCGCAGCATCCAGTGCTGTTTCCATTCTGGACTGAATTTCCTCAAGTTTTTTGATATCTGCCGGAACAGCGCGCTCTGCCGCACGTCTGGCCAGAACGGATTCAATGCTTGCCCGCATCTCCATCAGATCAACGATAAAATTCTTGTCCGGTGCCCGCACGCGGGCACCCTTGTTCGGTTCAAAAATGACGATACCGTCGCCAGCCAACTCGCGCAGGGCACCACGTATCGGCATGTGACTGGTTTCATAGCGCGCCGCCAGCCTGTTGATCGAAAGATGTTCTCCAAGATCAAACACGCCCTCGACAATATCATTCCTTATCCGTTCGGTGACATTGGCGCTAAGTTTCATCGATGCATGCCTTGCCCTGATAATTTGGCGGTTGACCATTACAACACCCGTCAAATGAAACTGCCACATAAAAGAACATGGCTCTGCAGCCGACAGTCAAATTGCCGTCCCCGAACGCTGCCGTCGTTTGCTGATCAGGGGCATGAACAGGACCGCAATCGACACGATGAGAAAGATCAGCGTGATAGGCCTGGTCAGGAAATCGGCCAAATTATTTTCACTGATGATCAGTGCTGTACGGAAGTTCCTTTCGGCGATAGGCGTCAGGATGAAGCCAATCACAAATGGCGCTACCGGGATTTTCCACGCACGGAACAAGAGACCCAACAAACCAAAAGCAAACATCACCCAAATGTCAAAGACCCGGTTATTCACGGCATAGGCACCGACGACGCAAAGCAAAAGCAGAACCGGCACGAGATATCTGGAGGGCAGGTCAATTAATTTGGCGAAGAACCGGATGCCCGCAAGCATCAGAACCAGCATCAACAGGTTGGCAATGAACATCACCGACATGAAGCCATAGACAATCTCAGGTTCGTTTTGGAACAGGAGGGGCCCAGGACGGACCGAGTGCAATGTCAGTGCGGCGATGAGAATTACGTCGATGATCGATCCGGGAATGCCCATTGTTATCATCGGAATAAGGGCACCACCAACGGTCGCGCTATTTGCAGCCTCTGAGGCGACAATACCTTCGTCACAACCGGTGCCGAACATCTCGGGCGTTTTGGACGAGTTCTTGGCCGTCACATAGGACACGATGGCTCCGACAGAGCCACCCACACCGGGCAGTATCCCGATCCATGTGCCAATCAGGGACGACCGGATCACGTTGAACCATTGAGAGGTGAAATCCGATACTTTGACCCACGACATCTTGGCACCGAGTTTCAGCCGTTTCGCGCCGTCCCCGGTGTTCGCGCTAT from Pararhizobium sp. IMCC3301 includes the following:
- a CDS encoding aldolase/citrate lyase family protein, coding for MEMPKNTFKKALREGRQQIGLWCTMPDPYLTEILSTAGFDWLLLDAEHSPTDIRSMMVQLQVGRAGPSALVVRPPVNDTVLIKQYLDIGAQTLLLPMIQSAEEARAAVSAMRYPPAGVRGVAGMTRATRFGRAENYLQRAEEELCLLVQVETRGALEHIEAIAAVDGVDGIFVGPSDLAASLGHRGDPFHPEVVEAVESAIARITAAGKPAGILTPNVEFAQRCMDLGTRFTAVGNDMAVLLNGAEALAQKFAGKP
- a CDS encoding tripartite tricarboxylate transporter permease — its product is MILDLLASFGSMLQPGPFILIFVGVLSGIVVGAIPGLNGAMLVALSLPLTYGWEPLDGVALLVGQYVGSIAGGLVSATLLSIPGSASSMMTTLDAAPMAQKGRPDRALQLGIIASFIGGLVSWLALVFLSPPLAKLALKFGPHEYFALVLAALMLISSLSEGSMIKALLSACLGMLVAIPGIDTITAQPRLTFGLPQMNAGFSLLAVLLGIFAITQLLADSANTGDGAKRLKLGAKMSWVKVSDFTSQWFNVIRSSLIGTWIGILPGVGGSVGAIVSYVTAKNSSKTPEMFGTGCDEGIVASEAANSATVGGALIPMITMGIPGSIIDVILIAALTLHSVRPGPLLFQNEPEIVYGFMSVMFIANLLMLVLMLAGIRFFAKLIDLPSRYLVPVLLLLCVVGAYAVNNRVFDIWVMFAFGLLGLLFRAWKIPVAPFVIGFILTPIAERNFRTALIISENNLADFLTRPITLIFLIVSIAVLFMPLISKRRQRSGTAI
- a CDS encoding GntR family transcriptional regulator, which gives rise to MKLSANVTERIRNDIVEGVFDLGEHLSINRLAARYETSHMPIRGALRELAGDGIVIFEPNKGARVRAPDKNFIVDLMEMRASIESVLARRAAERAVPADIKKLEEIQSRMETALDAAEYDQALSANHTFHNTINEIAGSKDAASIVSRNWLLLATLWQKFGYDNDRFVGVVNDHRQIIAALAAADSLAAEAIMAAHVHKSKLDLIKVM